A window of Zingiber officinale cultivar Zhangliang chromosome 5A, Zo_v1.1, whole genome shotgun sequence contains these coding sequences:
- the LOC121979836 gene encoding tyrosine-protein phosphatase DSP3-like has product MMVLQAPAAPPKEEALSRPILERRVEAAASAVSEDEVLVPPCNFGVVEHGIYRSGFPMPANVRFLKTLSLRSIVCLCSEQYSEEVTEFAKSDRIRLFQFGVGGTRETLSTVTNDIITGALAVILDIRNHPILIHCKRGKHRTGCLVGCFRKLQNWRISSVHEEYLKFSNPKSRESDMRFIETFNVSCLMECVVGIIYRYHGFGNQSRRLAYHKTQ; this is encoded by the exons ATGATGGTCTTGCAAGCCCCCGCGGCACCACCGAAGGAAGAAGCGCTTTCCAGGCCTATCTTGGAGCGGCGGGTGGAGGCCGCGGCGAGTGCTGTCTCTGAGGACGAGGTTTTGGTTCCGCCTTGCAACTTTGGGGTGGTCGAGCACGGCATCTACCGATCGGGGTTCCCGATGCCGGCCAACGTCCGGTTTTTGAAGACTCTAAGCTTGAGATCCATCGT GTGCCTTTGTTCGGAGCAATATTCGGAGGAGGTTACTGAGTTTGCGAAGTCGGACAGGATCCGGCTCTTCCAGTTTGGGGTCGGAGGCACCAGG GAAACTTTATCAACTGTAACTAATGATATCATCACAGGAGCTCTTGCAGTCATACTCG ATATAAGGAACCATCCCATTTTAATTCATTGCAAGAGAGGAAAG CATCGCACGGGTTGCCTTGTAGGCTGTTTCAGAAAACTACAGAACTGGCGCATATCCTCCGTGCACGAAGAGTATCTAAAGTTTTCAAATCCCAAGTCCCGGGAATCCGACATGAGATTTATTGAGACATTCAACGTTTCATGTCTTATGGAATGCGTCGTCGGCATCATCTACCGCTACCATGGCTTCGGCAACCAGTCCAGACGCCTGGCTTACCATAAAACGCAATAG
- the LOC121981193 gene encoding sucrose-phosphate synthase-like, protein MAGNEWINGYLEAILDSGGAVADDQKVSSPVRVRDGGGGGHFNPTKYFVEEVVTGVDETDLHRTWIKVVATRNSRERSTRLENMCWRIWHLTRKKKQFEWEDAQRSANRRREREQGLRDAAEDMSEDLSEGEKGDTVAEMVPCETPRKKFQRNFSDIQLWSDDDKEKKLYIVLISLHGLVRGENMELGRDSDTGGQVKYVVELARALAMTPRVYRVDLFTRQVTSPDVDWSYGEPTEMLTSRTHDHNGNHVGESAGAYIIRVPCGPRDTYLRKELLWPYLQEFVDGALAHILNMSRVLGEQIGGGQPVWPYVIHGHYADAGDVAALLSGALNVPMVLTGHSLGRNKLEQLLKQGRQSKEDIDATYKIMRRIEAEELSLDAAELVITSTGQEIDEQWGLYDGFDVKLERVLRVRAKRGVNCHGRHMPRMVVIPPGMDFSSVAIQEDTADVDGDLDLTGADEASPRSLPPIWSEVMRFFTNPHKPMILALSRPDPKKNITTLLKAFGECRPLRELANLTLIMGNRDDIDEMSSGNASVLTMVLKLIDKYDLYGLVAYPKHHKQSDVPDIYRLAAKTKGVFINPALVEPFGLTLIEAAAHGLPMVATKNGGPVDIHGALHNGLLVDPHDQRAIAEALLKLVSEKNLWHECRKNGWKNIHLFSWPEHCRTYLSRIAACRIRHPQWKTDTPTDDTVLDEESFGDSLMDVYDSSLRLSVDGERSLLGTSLGHDPTELEKVAQEQNDPEMQDQVRRILSKIKNQTPKPQATDNIDKQNKIAGNSSNKYPLLRRRRWLYVIAADCYDRNGAPEKKMLQVIQDLFKAVSSDAQMSKISGFALSTAMPISMVLNLLKSGKIPATDFDALICSSGSEVYYPGTAQCTDAEGKLCADPDYATHIEYRWGCDDVKRALLKLMNSSTTIIEEDFESRNVYCVSFKVKDPTQANTVEDLRQKLRMRGLRSHIMYCRNSTRLQVVPLLASRSQALRYLYVRWGLNVADMYVILGERGDTDHEELISGYHKTVIMKGIVGKGSDDLLRSAGSYQKEDTVPKESPFITYANDGIAADELMRVIRQASRNTPGM, encoded by the exons ATGGCGGGGAACGAGTGGATAAATGGATACTTGGAGGCGATTCTGGACAGCGGCGGCGCTGTGGCGGACGACCAGAAGGTGTCCTCGCCGGTGAGAGTGAGAGATGGCGGCGGTGGCGGGCATTTCAATCCCACCAAGTACTTCGTGGAGGAGGTGGTTACCGGCGTCGACGAGACCGATCTCCACCGGACGTGGATCAAGGTGGTGGCGACTCGCAACTCGCGGGAGAGGAGCACGAGGCTCGAGAACATGTGCTGGCGCATCTGGCACCTCACTCGCAAGAAGAAACAG TTTGAATGGGAGGATGCTCAAAGGTCGGCAAATCGTAGAAGGGAACGGGAGCAGGGCCTGCGAGATGCAGCAGAGGACATGTCCGAAGACCTCTCAGAGGGGGAGAAAGGCGACACAGTAGCCGAAATGGTGCCATGCGAGACACCGAGGAAAAAATTTCAGAGAAACTTCTCCGATATCCAGCTCTGGTCGGATGACGATAAAGAGAAGAAACTATACATCGTACTCATCAGCTTGCATGGCCTTGTTCGGGGTGAAAACATGGAATTAGGAAGGGATTCAGATACAGGTGGTCAG GTGAAATACGTAGTGGAGCTTGCTCGAGCTCTAGCGATGACGCCGAGGGTCTACAGGGTCGATCTCTTCACTCGTCAAGTAACGTCTCCCGATGTAGACTGGAGTTACGGGGAGCCGACGGAGATGTTAACCTCACGTACCCACGATCATAATGGAAATCATGTCGGAGAGAGTGCTGGAGCTTACATTATACGCGTACCTTGTGGTCCGAGGGATACGTATCTTCGGAAAGAACTGCTTTGGCCTTATCTACAGGAATTCGTAGATGGAGCTTTAGCTCACATTCTCAATATGTCGAGGGTGTTGGGGGAGCAGATCGGCGGGGGGCAACCTGTTTGGCCTTACGTGATTCACGGCCATTATGCCGATGCCGGTGATGTGGCTGCTCTGCTTTCAGGCGCACTGAACGTTCCCATGGTTCTCACGGGCCATTCGTTGGGGAGGAACAAACTGGAACAACTTCTGAAACAGGGGAGACAGTCCAAGGAGGATATCGACGCCACGTATAAGATAATGAGGCGTATAGAAGCAGAGGAGCTTTCCTTGGACGCAGCTGAGCTTGTCATAACGAGCACTGGACAAGAGATCGATGAGCAGTGGGGTCTTTATGATGGTTTCGACGTCAAACTCGAGAGGGTGTTGAGAGTCCGAGCTAAACGGGGAGTCAACTGCCATGGGCGACACATGCCGAGAATGGTGGTTATCCCTCCTGGTATGGATTTCAGTAGTGTAGCGATCCAGGAAGATACAGCTGATGTTGATGGAGACTTAGATCTTACTGGTGCAGACGAGGCTTCGCCTAGATCGCTTCCACCTATATGGTCCGAG GTTATGCGTTTCTTTACAAATCCTCACAAACCGATGATCTTGGCTTTATCGAGACCAGACCCTAAGAAGAACATCACCACCCTTCTGAAAGCTTTTGGAGAATGTCGTCCGCTGCGAGAGCTTGCTAATCTC ACATTGATCATGGGAAATAGAGATGACATAGATGAGATGTCTAGTGGCAATGCTAGTGTTCTCACAATGGTGTTGAAATTGATCGACAAGTATGATCTCTACGGACTCGTGGCTTACCCTAAGCATCACAAGCAATCCGATGTTCCTGACATATACAGACTTGCTGCAAAAACAAAGGGGGTTTTCATAAACCCAGCTCTAGTAGAACCTTTTGGACTTACCTTAATCGAG GCTGCTGCTCATGGACTCCCAATGGTGGCCACCAAAAATGGAGGACCCGTAGATATTCATGGG GCCTTGCACAACGGACTACTCGTCGACCCTCATGATCAGAGGGCTATTGCTGAAGCACTACTGAAGCTGGTCTCAGAGAAGAATCTATGGCATGAATGCAGGAAAAATGGGTGGAAGAACATCCATCTCTTCTCATGGCCTGAGCATTGCCGAACTTATCTTTCTAGAATAGCTGCTTGCAGGATAAGACATCCACAATGGAAGACAGACACTCCGACAGATGACACCGTCCTCGACGAGGAATCATTCGGAGACTCTCTGATGGATGTCTACGACTCATCTCTTCGGCTTTCCGTCGACGGTGAGAGAAGCCTTTTAGGCACTTCGCTGGGGCATGATCCTACTGAGCTAGAGAAAGTTGCACAAGAACAAAACGACCCCGAGATGCAGGATCAAGTGAGAAGAATCCTGAGCAAGATAAAGAACCAAACACCCAAACCGCAGGCCACCGATAACATCGATAAGCAAAATAAGATTGCAGGGAATTCTAGTAATAAGTATCCACTTCTCCGAAGGCGCAGATGGCTATACGTGATAGCTGCTGATTGTTACGACAGAAATGGAGCTCCTGAGAAGAAAATGTTGCAGGTGATACAGGACCTCTTCAAGGCTGTAAGCTCAGATGCTCAAATGTCGAAGATCTCGGGTTTTGCTCTCTCGACAGCGATGCCTATTTCTATGGTTCTGAACTTGTTGAAGTCGGGAAAGATTCCGGCCACAGATTTTGATGCTCTGATATGTAGCAGTGGAAGTGAAGTTTATTATCCAGGCACTGCTCAGTGCACAGATGCAGAAGGAAAGCTGTGTGCCGACCCTGATTATGCCACACACATCGAGTACCGCTGGGGATGCGACGATGTCAAGAGGGCATTGCTAAAGTTGATGAACTCGTCTACTACCATCATAGAGGAGGATTTCGAGTCGAGGAATGTCTACTGTGTATCATTTAAGGTTAAAGATCCTACTCAG GCAAATACTGTCGAGGATCTCCGTCAGAAGCTTAGAATGCGCGGCCTGAGATCCCATATTATGTATTGCAGGAACTCTACCAGGTTGCAGGTTGTTCCTCTGCTGGCATCAAGGTCTCAAGCACTCAG GTACTTGTATGTCCGCTGGGGTCTAAATGTTGCTGACATGTATGTGATTCTGGGAGAAAGAGGTGATACAGATCATGAAGAGCTTATATCGGGATATCATAAAACAGTGATCATGAAAGGGATTGTGGGGAAAGGATCAGATGACCTGCTAAGAAGTGCTGGAAGCTACCAAAAGGAAGATACAGTTCCGAAGGAAAGCCCCTTCATTACTTATGCGAACGATGGAATCGCGGCCGACGAGCTGATGAGAGTGATAAGACAAGCATCCAGAAACACACCCGGAATGTGA